A region of Gemmatimonadota bacterium DNA encodes the following proteins:
- the efp gene encoding elongation factor P has protein sequence MVNATDLRTGMTIRIDGSIYLITGCEHIKPGKGTAFSRTRLKHIHTGAVIDKTYKASDKLEDVRVERRKAQFQYADGDMYYMMDLETYEQVPVGAAIIGDNKDYIKDSMTLELLTADQGVVGLEMPNFIELEVTQTDPGIRGDTATGGTKPATLESGAVVQVPLFINPGDVLRIDTRSREYVERV, from the coding sequence ATGGTAAACGCGACAGACCTGCGCACCGGAATGACCATCAGGATCGATGGCTCCATTTACCTCATCACGGGCTGCGAGCACATCAAGCCCGGCAAGGGAACGGCCTTTTCGCGCACCCGTCTGAAGCATATCCATACCGGGGCCGTGATCGACAAGACGTACAAGGCCTCGGACAAGCTCGAAGACGTGCGGGTGGAACGCCGCAAGGCCCAGTTCCAGTACGCCGACGGGGACATGTACTACATGATGGACCTGGAGACCTACGAGCAGGTACCGGTCGGCGCGGCGATCATCGGGGACAACAAGGATTACATAAAGGACAGCATGACGCTCGAACTGCTCACCGCGGACCAGGGCGTCGTGGGCCTCGAGATGCCGAATTTCATCGAACTGGAAGTGACGCAGACCGACCCGGGTATCCGCGGCGATACCGCGACCGGCGGCACCAAGCCGGCCACGCTCGAGAGCGGCGCCGTGGTGCAGGTCCCGTTGTTCATCAATCCGGGCGACGTGCTGCGCATTGATACGCGGTCCCGCGAATACGTGGAGCGGGTGTAA